The Vicia villosa cultivar HV-30 ecotype Madison, WI linkage group LG1, Vvil1.0, whole genome shotgun sequence genome includes a region encoding these proteins:
- the LOC131620698 gene encoding CEN-like protein 2 encodes MNSHPLILGRVIGDVIDFFTPTIKMSVIYNNKEIFTGYEVPFPSTVKTKPRVQIEGGDMRSLFTLIMIDPDVPGPSDPYMKEHLHWMVTDIPGTTDSTFGKELTSYEKPKPNIGIHRYVFVLFKQKRENKNSITSPFSRDHFNTRNFADQNDLGVPVAAAYFNARRATAPRRR; translated from the exons ATGAATTCACATCCTCTAATTCTTGGGAGAGTGATAGGTGATGTAATTGATTTTTTCACCCCAACCATAAAAATGTCTGTGATTTACAACAACAAAGAAATCTTCACTGGTTATGAAGTACCCTTTCCTTCTACAGTTAAGACTAAGCCAAGGGTTCAGATTGAAGGAGGGGACATGAGGTCCCTCTTTACACTG ATCATGATAGACCCAGATGTGCCTGGCCCAAGTGATCCTTACATGAAAGAACACTTGCACTG GATGGTGACAGACATTCCAGGTACAACAGATTCCACATTTG GAAAAGAGTTGACAAGCTATGAGAAACCAAAGCCTAACATAGGGATCCATAGGTATGTGTTTGTCCTTTTCAAGCAAAAAAGGGAGAACAAGAACTCAATTACTAGTCCTTTTTCAAGGGATCACTTCAACACAAGAAATTTTGCTGATCAAAATGACCTTGGTGTCCCTGTTGCTGCTGCTTATTTCAATGCTAGAAGGGCAACGGCTCCTAGAAGACGCTAG